Genomic segment of Helicobacter enhydrae:
AGCTCTTTGATAATTTTTTTCGTTGTAGTTTCTTTTAATTTAATCTCATCGGTGCTTAGAAAAATTTGATCTTTTGCAAATCCTTTCTTTGTGTTTTCAAAAAGCGTTTTTATGGCAGTAGAATTTGGAGCAACCATAGGACTATTTTGTATATTATCTATATATGCAAGAGTAAAAACATTCTCTTTAAGTTCATTTTTTAAAAGAACTCTTTCAACATACACTTTCATAAACAGTACTTTTGAAATTTCATCAAAAGCATCAGCAGGATCTAGTTTATCCGCACTTCTTATTATGTTGTGGCACTTATCAAGCAGTTTAGCAAATTCATCTTCTTTAAAAGCAACAAGGGAGTTTAATAAACTTTCTACTTGTTTATCACTATCACCATTTTTTGGAATATTGGAAATCTCAATAGTATGTCCAGGCATTTTGTCTTTTATGACTTTAAAAAATCTAGTTTCTTTTGAGTTGTGTGTCACAAAAAATGGAGCATTTGTATATCTTGCATAATTTTCGCCTTGATAATAATCATTTGTATCAATCGTAATATTATCAGCCTTACACTCTATGATAATAAGAGGAGTCTTGCTATTGTTTTTATCATCGATACTTCGCCAAATGACTATATCAGCTCTTGCATTGCCTCCTCCTCGTACATTTTTAGATACTGACAATTCCTCTTCCATTTGATTTAGGTCATAACCATATTCATTTACAAGTTTGCATACGAAATTTTGACGAACTATTTCTTCAGGTTTCGAAACAAGCCATTTTTGTCTTATATAACTATAAATATCACCTTGATCATTAAAATTTATTTCTAGCATATCCATTTCCTTATTTTTTATCTGCATTTATAGCAATACTTTGAATGAAATTTTAATTTATTTTATAAGATTTAATATGTTTATACTCAAAAACAATATTATTTTGTATAAACATTATTGCTTCTCCCCATTATCATATCGTCTAATTCATTGAAAAAGATTTTAAGCTCTAAAACCATCTGTTACAAAGATACTCTCTTGTGCAATTTTATTGTGAATAACCTTTTGTAAATCTGTGAGCTTTGGTTTTCTAAGATTTGGGATTCTCCAAACTGATAGCCCATCGTGATGAACAGGTATGCAAACAAGTTCTTTTGATAAACCACGCTTAGTGTTTGCTGTGCCTCTTTTCTTAGCTAAGCGTGGTAGATTAAAATTTTTATGATTGCCTTTGAATGATAAAGGAAAAAAAGTTTCATCTGCTTCTATGATTCCATTGAGTTCTATTGTATTCATCATTTCTTGCAGACTATCTAAAATCTTATGTCTCCAAGCAAAAGCAGTAGGAAGAGAAATATTACAGATTTGAGCTGTTTTTCTAAGAGAATATTTTTCAATCATACAATGAATGTATTTTTTCCACACTTTAATATCTTTTTTGACACCATAAAAAATAGTGTTATTTGTATGGGTAAATGTTTTTTTGCAATCCATACACATAAATCTTTGTCTGCCTTGCACTTTACCATTTTTTACAAAGTGTGTTGATTTGCAATGGGGGCATTCTTTTAATTCTCTTGTAAAATTTAGTTTTTTACTTATTTCTTTTTTTGATTTAAGAGATTTTAGAAAGGATTTTTTATCATCATCACTAAGAGCATTAAAAAGCTGTTTTATGATTTCAAGCTCTGCTTTGTTGGTTGTCATTTTATTACCTTTTAATTTAGTATGGTTCTTTTAAATTTGGGGATTATAACAAAATGAAGTTTAAAAATCAATAGTTTATTGTAACAGAGCCTTGTAATAATAAGGTTTGATGTGTGTGTGTTGTAATGCCGAGAAAAATAATCCCCAGTGAGATTGATGTTTTGCTTGACGGATTCTAAGATAGCTTTTCTAGGCACAAAAATGATGAATTTGTTTTGATGATATTCTTTGTGTAGCTCAAAAAGATTGTGTTGAGATAAGTGAAAGTTTTGCCTGTGCCTGTTTCCATCAAAATATCAATATTTCTGCGATTGCTTAGGGTTTGGATAGGTTGAGGGGTGTGAGAGTAGAAATGCTCAAAACACTTTTTTAGGCTTGCTGTATCGTGTGTGTCAAAATCAAAATCTTTGAGAAGTGTGATGATGTTATTGATACAATCTTGTTGATATTGTTGGGTTTCAAAAATCATTGATCTCTCGTCTTGTTATTTATATGGATTTTGAATTCTAGCAAACTATGAATAATTTCCCAAAAGCAATCTGCATTTATGCAAGGATAGAAAAATGCCAAGGCTGATGGGGGCTACAAAAAATTTCAGACAGCAAACATTGTGATAAAATTCTCTATCAAAACTTATACCAATCTAAAGGATAAAAACTATGGGACGAGCATTTGAATACAGACGCGCAGCCAAAGAAAAACGATGGGATAAAATGAGCAAAATTTTTCCCAAACTTGCCAAAGCCATCACCGTGGCAGCCAAAGAGGGTGGTAGCGATCCTGACATGAATGCCAAACTACGCACAGCCATCGCCAATGCCAAGGCACAAAATATGCCAAAAGACAACATCGAATCAGCCATCAAACGCGCAAGTGGCAAAGATGGCGTTTTCACAGAGATTACCTATGAGGGCAAAGCGGCTAATGGGGTGCTAATCATGATTGAATGCACCACAGACAATCCCACTCGCACAATCGCCAACCTCAAAAGCTACTTCAACAAAACGCCAGGTGCTTCAATTGTGCCAAATGGCTCATTAGAGTTTATGTTTTCACGCAAAAGTGTCTTTGAGTTTGAGAATCCAACAATCGATCTAGAAGAACTTGAGTTGGCACTCATTGATTATGGATTGGACGAGCTTGAGAGCGTAGAGATCGAGGGCAAAACTTCTTATATCGCCTATGGTGATTACAGCGATTTTGGCAAACTCAATGAGGGCTTTGAGGCTTTGGGGATTGAAGTGTGCAAAGCCAATCTACAGCGTATCCCCAACAATCCCATCACACTCACTGAAGAACAAATACTTGAAAGTGAAAAATTGTTAGACAAAATCGAAGAAGACGACGATGTTCAGGCGGTTTATACAAATATCCAATAATCAAGGCTAGGATGAGATCCTAGCTCATTTATTCCCCCTACCCCCATTTCTTGCTAATGCAAATCTTTCCAAACTCTACGCTTCCAAAGATAAGCTATCACAGCCATAATGGCAGAATAAAGCATTAGCTTGATTCCCAAAGACTCTCTCTCTGCTTTTTTGGGATCTGCGATTTCTTCCATATAAGACAAGACTTGCTTCTCTGCCTTTTCGCTCAATCCTACGCGTGGCATAGAGGTTCCGGGAAGCATTTTTTGAGGATCATTGATGAATAGCTCCAAATAATGCGCACCCTTACTTCTAAACATCATCGAAAGATCTGGTGCGGGTGCTCCAAGATACTCTTGCACAAGCTTTGATGGGGTTGCTACTTGAATCCCTTTGAGCCCATTGATTCCGTCATATTTCATCTCGTGACATCTCGAACAAGCTTGGACAAACACCTCTCGGTTGCTCATTTCTTGAGGAGCAATACTCTTGAGATATGCCACAATATCAGCGATTTGCTGATCATCAAGCGTGCCGGCAATAACACTCATTTGGTAGAGATCTTCTTTGCCCTCAAGTTTTTTGTCAAGCATTGCCACTTTGAGTGGATCTTTCAAAAACGCACTCAAAAATTCAGGAGCATACAAATAACCCATCTCTTTCAAATCTGGTCCTTGAACTCCATCAGCATTACGCGCTTTCAATTCATTCTCTGGAGTTGTGACATTATGGCACCCTGCACAATTATTCTCCACAAGCACCTTGCCTGATTCTGCATTGCCTGGCAACATCACCTGCAAATCTTTCACATCTTTGAATTGATAATCTGCTGGTGCTTTTTTGGGATGAAACACAGAGTGAGCAAGGGGTTCAACGCCCCAATAAATCACTCCAACAATCACAACTAGAATCGCCAAAATCTTTATTTCCCTCATTTAACACCTCCTTTTTCACATCTTGTAATCAATGGGAGCATAATAAACAACCCGATAAATATCACCGAAGCACCGAAGCCAACCCATACATTCGCCCCCTCCGGAGGAAGTTTCCCAAAAATTGTCAAGACAATCATATCCACAAGCAACAACACAAACCAGATGAAAAATGCTGGACGCTTGTGTGCAGGATCCACGACATGACTGCGATCCAAAAATGGCAATAAGAAAAATATCACATTAGCCAATCCAAACATCGCAAGACCAAAATCTGCACTAAAGAAAAAGCCTCTCAAAATTTCATAGCTCCACAAAAAATACCATTCTGGATAAATATGTGCGGGGGTTTTGAGATTGTCTGCAGGATCGAAGTTGATTGGATCAAGGGCAAAACCATAGTTATAGCACACAAGGAAAAAGAACAATGTCAAGAAAATAAAGACAACAAAAATATCTTTGGATAAAAATGCGGGCCAAAATGGAATCACTTTTGATTCTTTTTTCTGTCCTTCCATATATTTTTTGGCTTCAAGTTCAAAATCAAGATGCTCGCCCTCTTCATTATTCACATGTGGCACCCTCAAAGTATAGAAATGCAACGCAATAACGCTCAAAATCAATACAGGCAACAAGCAAACATGCAACATAAAAAATCTTGTCAATGTCGCATCTGCCACACTATAATCCCCTCTAATCCACTCGACAACATCAGGTCCAATAAAAGGAATCCCACCAAAAAGATTGGTAATCACCACAGCAGCCCAATAGCTCATCTGCCCCCAAGGCAACATATATCCACTGAAAGCCTCTGCAGAAAAGAGAACAAACAAAAGCATTCCGCTAATCCAAATAATCTCTCTTCCTTTTTTGTAAGAGCCATAATAAATCCCTACAAACATATGGATATAAATGATCAAAAACACCATACTCGCACTGACTGCGTGAATGTTACGCCACAACCAACCATAAGCCACCTCTGTCATAATCGTGTAATTCACGCTATTAAAAGCAAGATTGGTATCAGGTTTGTAATACATCAACAAAAACAATCCAGAAACAAAAAGCATTGTAAATAGCACAAGCAGCACCACACCCATCGCCCAAAGAAAATTGATGTTTTTTGGGACCCAATATTCTGTCATCAAAACTTTTGTAAGCGTTCTGATTGCGATTCTTTGATCAAGCCAATCAATCAACCCATTTGCCTTTTTGATTTCAGCCATTATTTACCTCCTTTAATTGCAAGTTGCTGATATTCTTCTCCAGCTTCACCCAAAAGCAATTTTTTGCCGCCATCAATCAGTTTGAATGGTGGTATCTCCATTGGCACAGGAGGTGGCGTTCCGGGCTCATTGATCCCTGATGAATTGAAGCGTCCTCCATGACATGCACACAAAAATTCCTTTTTGCTTGATTCGTATCCGGGGATACATCCCAAATGTGTGCAGATCTGAACTCCGATCGTATAAATTGCATCACCGATTTTGATATTCCTTTTTCCTAAAAACTTTTCTGCATCCGGATCATCTTTTGCCATCCTAAGAATATATACAGGCTTCTTTCTCCATTCTACGGTCATGATTTCCCCCTCTTGCAACGCAGAAATATCAACCGTTGTAAAACCCGCAGATACCACACTTGGAAGTGGATCCCAAGTTTTTTTCATTGCAATCAGCGAAGCCACTGCACCAAAGGCAACGCCACCACCAAGAGCCATACCGATAAAATCTCGTCTTTGATTTTCAGACATCCTCTCTACACTCCTTCTGTCAATTTTTGGTCCTCCAAAAATTTATCAATCATCATCTCCATTGCCAATCCAACAACAAAAACTCAGCTAAAAATTTTAGAAAAACTCTTAATTTTAGCTAAAAAAAACAATGTGAGACACACAACTGATATAATCCACCAACCATTTGCTACTTATATGCAACAATGCTACTTATATGCAACAAAAGGATTGACATTGAATACATTGATCACACAATCTCACAAGCAAATCATTAACGCGATGATTAGATTTTTGAAAACTCAAACCAAAAAACGCGGATTTTCTCGCGTCGTTTATGGTCTTAGTGGGGGTTTGGATAGTGCGATTGTCGGGAGATTGTCCCAAATGGCATTTGGCAAAAACGCCACGGCACTTCTAATGCCCACAAGCCTAAGCTCCAAAGAGAATCTACAAGACGCACGCGATTTTACCAATCACTTCGACATCCCCCACCATATTATCAGCCTATCAGACTATGAGCCTATCTTGCAAAAATACCCCAAAATGAGCAAAGAGCGTTTTGGCAATCTGTGTGCCAGACTAAGGATGATGATACTCTATGACTACTCTGCACAAGAACATGCCCTAGTTGTTGGCACAAGCAACAAAACAGAACGCATATTGGGCTATGGCACCATTTATGGTGATCTAGCCTATGCTATCAATCCGATTGGCAATTTTTACAAAACAGAGCTTTTTGAACTTGCTCATCATCTTGAGATTCCGCACTCTATCATCCACAAAAAACCAAGTGCAGATCTCTTTGAGGGGCAGACCGATGAGGAGGATTTGGGCTTCTCATACCAAGAAATTGACCATTTGTTACAAAAAATTGAAGAGCGAAAATTAAATTTGTATAAGACAGATGTAATTTTTGATATGATTCGGGGCGAATTTTCACAATCTTTGCTTAGCAGTGTTTTAACGAGGATTAGCAAGAATAGCTTTAAAAACAAGGGTCCAAGTATTTTTACTTCACGCACCCACAAAAGTAAGGAGTCAGCACAATGAATACAAATATCCCGTTTTTTTTATACGATATTCACACCGATGATTTGCCATCCATTTCACAGACTATTTTGAATTATTCCACATCCGACTCGAATCGACAAAAAAAACCCATAGATTATGTGGAATTATTGGAGCAAAAAACTCAAGAAATCACACAAGTCAAACATTCTGTTGTCGTGCGTTCAAAAATCTCTGCACTCCTACTTGCGTTGCAAACAATAGGTATCAAACGCAACCATCGCGTCATTTGCTCTGTCTATTGCCACCCATTTGTGCCAGAGTGTATCCGATATTTTGAAGCAGAACCAATCTTTGTGGATATTCATCCAGAAAACCTAGCAATGCTGCCAGAGAAATGCGAAGAGATTTTGACCAAAAAAGCAGGGAAAAAAGACGATCGTATCAAAGCAATCATTGTGTCTCATATTGGCGGAATGCTTTGTGATATGGAGCCTTTTTACAAAATCAAAGATGAATACAATATAGGCATTATCGAAGATATCAGCTCATCCATTTGGCTCAAAAATACAAAAGGGAATTTTGTAGGATCAGATCTTAGGACAGATTTCACTATCCTCTCCTATCTCCCAAGTATGAAGGGCAAATTGTTTCTTGCCGGAGCAGTTCTCACAAACAATGCTATTTTTGCAGAAAAATGTCGGACACTACGCTACCACTCTTATATCGGAGAAAATGCCAATAGTGGCTTGTTTTATGATGTTATCGATATGAGCTTAGATCATTCTGTGTCCATCGTTTCTGCACACCTTGCATATCTCACTTGCAAACAATATGCAGAGCAAGAGCTAAGACGCAAAGAGATTGCAAAAATGTATCAAGAAGGCTTGTCGGACTTAGAAGGCGTGATGCTTCCTCAAGAAAAAGAAACCAATATCTACTCTCTATTTATTGTGAGATTCAACAAAGGTCGCGACAGAATCGCCTCACAACTCAAAGAAGCAGGGATCGAAACGATGTTGCATTTCATCCCAATCAACTTCTTAAGCTATTACAAAAACAAATTTGAACTAAAAGTTACGCAATTCCCAAATGCCCTTGATGTCTATCAAGAGGCACTCTCTCTGCCCATTTATTTGGGAATGTCTGATGATGATGTAACGCAAGTGATTCAGGCAATTAGAAATATCTTGAAGGCTGACAAGGAGTAATGCGTCTTATTGATCGATATTTTTACAAACCTCTATGGTGGCAAAAGATTCTTATCTTTCTTTTGTTGCCTATTTCTTATTTTTATTGCCTATGTGCATACCTCAAAAGAAAATTATCGACAAAGCTTGATTTTGGCATTCCTATCATCAGTGTTGGCAACCTAGTCGTCGGAGGCAGTGGCAAAACACCTTTCATCATACAAATAGCCAACGCCTTCCCCGATCGCAAAATCGCCATTATTTCTAGAGGCTACAAGCGTAAAAGCAAAGGATTGGTCATAGTGTCCAATCAAGGCACCATACAATGCAGTCCTCAAGAATCAGGCGATGAGCCCTATTTGATCGCCCAAAGCGTGAAACACGCAACGGTCATTGTTTGCAAAAATCGCAAACAGGCGATTTTACAAGCCAAAGAAATGAGAAATGAAATCGTATTTTTGGATGATGGATTCCGATTTAATTTCAAAAAATTAAACATTGTCCTCAAGCCCAAACTTCAGCCGTATTATCCTTTTTGTCTCCCTAGTGGAATGTATCGAGAATGGAAACATCTTGATCAAGAAGCTGATCTAGTCATACAAGAAGGCGAGGATTATGTTCGTGAAGTCAGTGTCAAAAACGCAACCAAGCGTATGCTCCTTGTGACAGCCATTGCTAGCCCCTCAAGACTTGAGGAATTCTTGCCAGATGTCGTAGGCAAAATCTACTACCCCGATCACGCCACTTTCCAAACAAAAGAGCTTCAAGAAAAGATTCAGCAATACAATGCCACAAGCCTACTCATCACTTCCAAAGATTATGTCAAGCTCAAGGACACGGGATTTGAGCTTAGCCTTTTGGAACTTCAGCTACGCATCAAAGATAGCGTTTTGCAAACGATTGCAACTTATATTCAAGGAGAACTGAGCAATGAAAGCCCCACACTTTAGCCTTCCCAATCAAGATGGGATGATGACTTCCCTACAAAACTTATTGCATCGCACACTTGTGCTTTATTTCTATCCCAAAGACAACACGGCAGGTTGCACCTTGGAAGCTCAAGATTTTACGCAACTCATTGGTGAGTTTGACAAATGCCAAACAAACATCGTGGGAATCAGTCCCGATAGTGTCAAAAGCCATAAGAATTTTATCGCCAAACACGATCTTGGGATTATGTTGCTTAGCGACGGAGACAAAAGTGTCAGTGCTCAATATGGTGCCTTTGGCGAGAAAAAACTTTATGGCAAAACCTATCAGGGGATCATACGCTCCACTTTTGTGATTGCCCAAAATGGCGACATACTGCACTCTTGGAAAAATGTCAAAGCCAAAAATCACGCCAAAGAAGTTTTGGAATGGATTCAACACCACAGACCCTAATCCCCCAATCAACTAAAAGACTAGATTGTTGCCCCTCCTCTAGTCGCACCCTCCCAAAGCCATATTTTCTAGCAAGATAAATTGCACAAAGCTTTTTGATCCTCACAAAAGTTTCTGTATCTCAACACACCAACCTATCTTATAAAAATCTTATGCTTTTGCCCTAAGATTGACAACAAATAGACTTCTCTCATCCAAAAATCACTTTGTGATACTCAAACTTAGCTTGAGTTTTCAAAATCAGGTTTAGCCCCCCCACAAACCAACTTCAACAAAAAATCCAATCCCACAAAAATAACCGACAAGCATTGTCTTGCTTCAAAGGGATTAGCGGTATGATTACCTACCTCTAATCTTAGGTTTAAATGCCCCCATAAGAATTTCAATCAACAATGGCAACGCATTGTTTTGCCCTACAATCCTCCTGCTTAAGAAACTCATGGCTCAACACCCCGGCTTCTACAG
This window contains:
- a CDS encoding NAD+ synthase, producing MTQSHKQIINAMIRFLKTQTKKRGFSRVVYGLSGGLDSAIVGRLSQMAFGKNATALLMPTSLSSKENLQDARDFTNHFDIPHHIISLSDYEPILQKYPKMSKERFGNLCARLRMMILYDYSAQEHALVVGTSNKTERILGYGTIYGDLAYAINPIGNFYKTELFELAHHLEIPHSIIHKKPSADLFEGQTDEEDLGFSYQEIDHLLQKIEERKLNLYKTDVIFDMIRGEFSQSLLSSVLTRISKNSFKNKGPSIFTSRTHKSKESAQ
- a CDS encoding cytochrome b, whose product is MAEIKKANGLIDWLDQRIAIRTLTKVLMTEYWVPKNINFLWAMGVVLLVLFTMLFVSGLFLLMYYKPDTNLAFNSVNYTIMTEVAYGWLWRNIHAVSASMVFLIIYIHMFVGIYYGSYKKGREIIWISGMLLFVLFSAEAFSGYMLPWGQMSYWAAVVITNLFGGIPFIGPDVVEWIRGDYSVADATLTRFFMLHVCLLPVLILSVIALHFYTLRVPHVNNEEGEHLDFELEAKKYMEGQKKESKVIPFWPAFLSKDIFVVFIFLTLFFFLVCYNYGFALDPINFDPADNLKTPAHIYPEWYFLWSYEILRGFFFSADFGLAMFGLANVIFFLLPFLDRSHVVDPAHKRPAFFIWFVLLLVDMIVLTIFGKLPPEGANVWVGFGASVIFIGLFIMLPLITRCEKGGVK
- a CDS encoding c-type cytochrome, with protein sequence MREIKILAILVVIVGVIYWGVEPLAHSVFHPKKAPADYQFKDVKDLQVMLPGNAESGKVLVENNCAGCHNVTTPENELKARNADGVQGPDLKEMGYLYAPEFLSAFLKDPLKVAMLDKKLEGKEDLYQMSVIAGTLDDQQIADIVAYLKSIAPQEMSNREVFVQACSRCHEMKYDGINGLKGIQVATPSKLVQEYLGAPAPDLSMMFRSKGAHYLELFINDPQKMLPGTSMPRVGLSEKAEKQVLSYMEEIADPKKAERESLGIKLMLYSAIMAVIAYLWKRRVWKDLH
- a CDS encoding DegT/DnrJ/EryC1/StrS family aminotransferase, with amino-acid sequence MNTNIPFFLYDIHTDDLPSISQTILNYSTSDSNRQKKPIDYVELLEQKTQEITQVKHSVVVRSKISALLLALQTIGIKRNHRVICSVYCHPFVPECIRYFEAEPIFVDIHPENLAMLPEKCEEILTKKAGKKDDRIKAIIVSHIGGMLCDMEPFYKIKDEYNIGIIEDISSSIWLKNTKGNFVGSDLRTDFTILSYLPSMKGKLFLAGAVLTNNAIFAEKCRTLRYHSYIGENANSGLFYDVIDMSLDHSVSIVSAHLAYLTCKQYAEQELRRKEIAKMYQEGLSDLEGVMLPQEKETNIYSLFIVRFNKGRDRIASQLKEAGIETMLHFIPINFLSYYKNKFELKVTQFPNALDVYQEALSLPIYLGMSDDDVTQVIQAIRNILKADKE
- the petA gene encoding ubiquinol-cytochrome c reductase iron-sulfur subunit translates to MSENQRRDFIGMALGGGVAFGAVASLIAMKKTWDPLPSVVSAGFTTVDISALQEGEIMTVEWRKKPVYILRMAKDDPDAEKFLGKRNIKIGDAIYTIGVQICTHLGCIPGYESSKKEFLCACHGGRFNSSGINEPGTPPPVPMEIPPFKLIDGGKKLLLGEAGEEYQQLAIKGGK
- a CDS encoding tetraacyldisaccharide 4'-kinase, yielding MRLIDRYFYKPLWWQKILIFLLLPISYFYCLCAYLKRKLSTKLDFGIPIISVGNLVVGGSGKTPFIIQIANAFPDRKIAIISRGYKRKSKGLVIVSNQGTIQCSPQESGDEPYLIAQSVKHATVIVCKNRKQAILQAKEMRNEIVFLDDGFRFNFKKLNIVLKPKLQPYYPFCLPSGMYREWKHLDQEADLVIQEGEDYVREVSVKNATKRMLLVTAIASPSRLEEFLPDVVGKIYYPDHATFQTKELQEKIQQYNATSLLITSKDYVKLKDTGFELSLLELQLRIKDSVLQTIATYIQGELSNESPTL
- the bcp gene encoding thioredoxin-dependent thiol peroxidase, with the translated sequence MKAPHFSLPNQDGMMTSLQNLLHRTLVLYFYPKDNTAGCTLEAQDFTQLIGEFDKCQTNIVGISPDSVKSHKNFIAKHDLGIMLLSDGDKSVSAQYGAFGEKKLYGKTYQGIIRSTFVIAQNGDILHSWKNVKAKNHAKEVLEWIQHHRP
- a CDS encoding YebC/PmpR family DNA-binding transcriptional regulator, producing MGRAFEYRRAAKEKRWDKMSKIFPKLAKAITVAAKEGGSDPDMNAKLRTAIANAKAQNMPKDNIESAIKRASGKDGVFTEITYEGKAANGVLIMIECTTDNPTRTIANLKSYFNKTPGASIVPNGSLEFMFSRKSVFEFENPTIDLEELELALIDYGLDELESVEIEGKTSYIAYGDYSDFGKLNEGFEALGIEVCKANLQRIPNNPITLTEEQILESEKLLDKIEEDDDVQAVYTNIQ